The following proteins are encoded in a genomic region of Nocardioides sp. cx-173:
- a CDS encoding hybrid sensor histidine kinase/response regulator, with protein MAAFTLLLSPVLPAEAREWVSAAGIVIAGLVAITCGTHKARTSGAEDARPWWVLVTAGCVLLVGNTWSAVVGADPVTSPSLLGNLCIAVALVLSTFALTIFPGVRRRGADLLVMLLDSIVAGGAFLLIASALVYSELLSGAGPTGSAANRALALLFPALDVALVTVAVLLVVRAPRGDRLMLGLVAAAFLMYAAADLPFAVLTSEGTFRFGSLLDLGWIAGYLTLALATAVPSRAAQSDLAQFRPSDLVGTSLVFSILATATVVQVVSGDTGRLQTAQSVLWVLIVVAAGARQLLLTMDNTALRRGLEQRVAHQTAGLRRLARANEVLITSVGDGVYGVDSEGRVTFANPSAARMLGWSTEELQGQRAHERFHATDADGIPLPWAGCYINQAIAHGDLSMSVEDEYVRADGSRFAVEITASPLIEDSDVKGAVVTFRDITQRREVERMKNEFLSVVSHELRTPLTSIRGSLGLLHAGQLGALPERAAPLVDVALQSSERLTRLIDDLLDIERIESGTQPMQVRVHDASDLLQTAAGLIEGMAAEAGIQVLVGAAPGQVLADEDGIVQTLLNLIGNAIKFSEPGSAVHLESEIIDSEVHFRVRDHGRGIPADKLEIVFERFEQVDSSDTRQKGGTGLGLAICRGIVEKHAGRIWAESGLGRGTTIHFTLPSAARADGSAGAGSSPGPTTGATTGPPAGASGSDSRSVLVYAEDATAVERSCSLLRQHGFRAIGVTRGDRALDLIRRERPDVVLLDLSLPSTSGVEVLTTLRESEASHRVPVVVLSQVAAQTDAATDGHSDGWLVTPVSEAQLVNTVAAAVPSTHKGRPSAAARG; from the coding sequence GTGGCGGCGTTCACGCTGCTGCTCTCCCCCGTCCTGCCCGCCGAGGCGCGCGAGTGGGTCAGCGCGGCGGGCATCGTGATCGCCGGCCTGGTCGCGATCACCTGCGGGACGCACAAGGCTCGCACCAGCGGAGCCGAGGACGCCCGCCCGTGGTGGGTGCTGGTCACGGCAGGGTGCGTGCTGCTGGTAGGCAACACCTGGTCGGCGGTGGTCGGCGCCGACCCGGTCACCTCGCCCAGCCTGCTCGGCAACCTGTGCATCGCCGTGGCGCTCGTACTCTCGACGTTCGCCCTGACGATCTTCCCGGGCGTCCGCCGCCGCGGCGCGGACCTGCTGGTGATGCTCCTGGACAGCATCGTGGCCGGCGGCGCGTTCCTCCTGATCGCCTCCGCCCTGGTGTACTCCGAGCTCCTCAGCGGCGCCGGACCGACCGGCAGCGCGGCGAACCGTGCGCTGGCGCTGCTCTTCCCTGCCCTCGACGTCGCCCTGGTCACCGTGGCGGTACTCCTGGTGGTCCGCGCCCCCCGCGGCGACCGGCTGATGCTCGGCCTGGTCGCGGCCGCCTTCCTGATGTACGCCGCCGCGGACCTGCCCTTCGCGGTGCTCACCTCGGAGGGCACGTTCCGGTTCGGCAGCCTGCTCGACCTCGGCTGGATCGCGGGATACCTGACGCTGGCCCTGGCCACCGCGGTGCCCAGCAGGGCCGCCCAGTCCGACCTTGCCCAGTTCCGGCCCTCGGACCTGGTCGGCACCTCGCTGGTCTTCAGCATCCTGGCCACTGCCACGGTCGTGCAGGTGGTGAGCGGAGACACCGGACGGCTGCAGACCGCCCAGTCGGTCCTCTGGGTCCTGATCGTCGTGGCCGCCGGAGCCCGGCAGCTTCTCCTGACCATGGACAACACGGCCCTGCGCCGGGGCTTGGAGCAGCGGGTAGCGCATCAGACCGCCGGACTGCGGCGGCTGGCCCGAGCCAACGAGGTCCTCATCACCTCGGTCGGTGACGGCGTCTACGGCGTCGACAGCGAAGGCCGGGTCACCTTCGCCAACCCCTCCGCTGCACGGATGCTCGGCTGGTCCACGGAGGAGCTGCAGGGCCAACGCGCCCACGAGCGCTTCCACGCCACCGACGCCGACGGGATCCCGCTTCCGTGGGCGGGCTGCTACATCAACCAGGCGATCGCCCACGGGGACCTGTCCATGTCCGTGGAGGACGAGTACGTACGCGCCGACGGCTCCCGCTTCGCCGTCGAGATCACCGCCTCTCCCCTGATCGAGGACTCCGACGTCAAAGGTGCTGTGGTGACGTTCCGCGACATCACCCAGCGTCGCGAGGTGGAACGGATGAAGAACGAGTTCCTCTCCGTCGTCAGCCATGAGCTCCGCACCCCGCTGACCTCGATCCGCGGCTCGCTGGGCCTCCTGCACGCCGGGCAGCTGGGCGCCCTTCCCGAGCGCGCCGCGCCCCTGGTCGACGTAGCGCTGCAGAGCAGCGAGCGGCTGACCCGGCTCATCGACGACCTGCTGGACATCGAGCGCATCGAGTCCGGCACCCAGCCGATGCAGGTGCGCGTCCATGACGCAAGTGACCTCCTCCAGACCGCCGCCGGCCTGATCGAGGGCATGGCGGCCGAGGCCGGCATCCAGGTGCTGGTCGGCGCCGCACCAGGACAGGTCCTTGCCGACGAGGACGGCATCGTCCAGACCCTGCTGAACCTGATCGGCAACGCCATCAAGTTCTCCGAGCCGGGCTCCGCAGTGCACCTCGAGTCCGAGATCATCGACTCCGAGGTCCACTTCCGCGTGCGCGACCACGGCCGGGGCATCCCTGCCGACAAGCTCGAGATCGTCTTCGAGCGCTTCGAGCAGGTCGACTCCTCCGACACCCGGCAGAAGGGTGGCACGGGGCTCGGGCTGGCGATCTGTCGCGGCATCGTCGAGAAGCACGCAGGACGCATCTGGGCCGAGAGCGGGCTGGGGCGAGGCACCACCATCCACTTCACCCTCCCCTCGGCGGCTCGGGCCGACGGCTCCGCGGGCGCCGGCTCCTCGCCCGGCCCGACCACCGGCGCGACCACCGGCCCACCCGCCGGCGCGTCGGGGTCGGACTCTCGAAGCGTGCTGGTCTACGCCGAGGATGCGACGGCGGTGGAGAGGTCGTGCTCCCTGCTGCGACAGCACGGCTTCCGCGCGATCGGCGTCACCAGGGGCGACCGGGCCCTGGACCTCATCCGCCGCGAGCGCCCCGACGTGGTCCTGCTGGATCTGAGCCTGCCCAGCACGAGCGGCGTGGAGGTGCTGACGACCCTTCGCGAGAGCGAAGCGTCGCACCGCGTGCCGGTGGTCGTCCTCTCCCAGGTCGCTGCGCAGACCGACGCGGCGACAGACGGACACAGCGACGGCTGGCTCGTCACACCGGTCAGCGAGGCGCAACTCGTCAACACCGTGGCGGCGGCAGTGCCGAGCACTCACAAAGGGCGACCGAGTGCGGCGGCACGAGGCTGA
- a CDS encoding pyruvoyl-dependent arginine decarboxylase, giving the protein MTTTRSERHVPDDTVPAQDSTGLHITLRTGSGTGSTRLSAFDHALHLAGVADFNLVTLSSVIPPGSRLEHVDTPLAGGHGDLLFCVRAEAYASHPGEVAWAGLGWCADETGAGLFVEHHGSSEEQVRGLIAASLADMVATRGHDYGAVSMSVTSATCVDQPVCALVLAAYQVSTWHEGTPAGATGAVHPVTPDADTSERSDDAGVSVSVPVPVAAQSAVARVSVESRVDTVTAADYYQLYRDAFSGIETRAVARHMLHESEFLEEMHDPRVRKYIAWGHDGQAIGMTTLTTDLEAVPWISPRWFARRFPEHSARNAVYYFGFALVHPEHQGAQVLHAMIEPMALEVMKNRGVVSWDMCAFNDARGFGETYMKLLEAYGEVSTEVIDHQTYYAAIYHDPAADPTS; this is encoded by the coding sequence ATGACCACCACGCGATCCGAGCGGCACGTCCCTGACGACACGGTGCCCGCCCAGGACTCCACCGGCTTGCACATCACCCTGCGCACGGGCTCGGGCACCGGCAGCACCCGGCTCTCCGCGTTCGACCACGCGCTGCACCTGGCCGGTGTGGCCGACTTCAACCTGGTCACCCTCTCCTCGGTGATCCCGCCCGGCAGCCGCCTCGAGCACGTCGACACGCCTCTGGCCGGCGGCCACGGCGACCTGCTGTTCTGTGTGCGCGCCGAGGCCTACGCATCCCACCCGGGCGAGGTCGCCTGGGCCGGGCTCGGCTGGTGTGCCGATGAGACCGGCGCCGGTCTCTTCGTGGAGCACCACGGCAGCTCCGAGGAGCAGGTCCGCGGCCTGATCGCAGCCAGCCTCGCCGACATGGTGGCCACCAGGGGCCACGACTACGGCGCCGTCTCCATGTCCGTGACGTCCGCGACGTGTGTCGACCAGCCCGTGTGCGCCCTGGTCCTGGCGGCGTACCAGGTCTCGACCTGGCACGAGGGCACGCCCGCCGGTGCCACCGGCGCCGTGCACCCGGTGACTCCCGACGCCGACACGTCCGAGCGGAGCGACGATGCCGGGGTGTCTGTCTCGGTGCCCGTGCCGGTGGCCGCCCAGAGCGCGGTGGCGCGAGTGAGCGTGGAGTCCCGGGTCGACACCGTGACGGCGGCCGACTACTACCAGCTCTACCGCGACGCCTTCTCGGGCATCGAGACCCGCGCCGTCGCCAGGCACATGCTGCACGAGTCGGAGTTCCTCGAGGAGATGCACGACCCGCGGGTGCGCAAGTACATCGCCTGGGGCCACGACGGTCAGGCGATCGGGATGACCACGCTGACCACGGACCTGGAGGCGGTGCCGTGGATCAGCCCCCGGTGGTTCGCCCGCCGCTTCCCCGAGCACAGCGCCCGCAACGCGGTGTACTACTTCGGCTTCGCGCTCGTGCACCCTGAGCACCAGGGCGCCCAGGTGCTGCACGCCATGATCGAGCCGATGGCGCTCGAGGTCATGAAGAACCGCGGCGTCGTCTCCTGGGACATGTGCGCGTTCAACGACGCCCGCGGCTTCGGCGAGACCTACATGAAGCTCCTGGAGGCCTACGGTGAGGTGAGCACCGAGGTGATCGATCACCAGACGTACTACGCCGCCATCTACCACGACCCGGCGGCCGACCCGACTAGCTGA
- a CDS encoding response regulator has product MTPRTVLVVDDDDMIRQLAQISLETVNGWTVLTADGGLAAIDMAVRHRPDAVLLDMMMPDMDGLTTFQHLQADPATRETPVVLFTAKSTVGGQEPWDDYAISGVIAKPFDPMTLGAQIAAMLRWTSP; this is encoded by the coding sequence ATGACGCCTCGCACCGTGCTCGTCGTCGACGACGACGACATGATCCGCCAGCTCGCCCAGATCAGCCTCGAGACCGTCAACGGGTGGACCGTGCTCACCGCCGACGGGGGCCTGGCCGCCATCGACATGGCGGTGCGGCACCGCCCCGATGCCGTGCTGCTGGACATGATGATGCCCGACATGGACGGGTTGACGACCTTCCAGCACCTGCAGGCCGACCCCGCGACCCGCGAGACCCCCGTCGTCCTCTTCACCGCCAAGAGCACCGTCGGCGGCCAGGAGCCGTGGGACGACTACGCGATCTCCGGAGTGATCGCCAAGCCGTTCGACCCGATGACCCTGGGTGCCCAGATCGCCGCGATGCTGCGGTGGACGTCCCCGTGA
- a CDS encoding adenine phosphoribosyltransferase, whose amino-acid sequence MSERAREALERLVVDVPDFPEPGVVFKDITPLLDDAEGFAAVVDALAAAGRDGDGNVVVDKVVGMEARGFILAAPVALALGVGFVPVRKAGRLPRSTYAVSYALEYGEETLEIHQDAIAPGQRVLLIDDVLATGGTARAAVELVECCGGTAMAAAMLMELSFLRGRDVIGDLPLASLMVV is encoded by the coding sequence GTGAGTGAGCGAGCGCGCGAAGCGCTCGAGCGGTTGGTCGTGGACGTCCCGGACTTCCCCGAGCCCGGGGTCGTGTTCAAGGACATCACGCCGCTGCTGGACGACGCCGAGGGCTTCGCCGCTGTCGTGGACGCGCTGGCGGCGGCCGGTCGTGACGGCGACGGCAACGTCGTCGTCGACAAGGTGGTCGGCATGGAGGCCCGCGGCTTCATCCTGGCCGCCCCCGTGGCCCTCGCCCTGGGGGTGGGGTTCGTGCCGGTGCGCAAGGCCGGCCGGCTGCCGCGCAGCACGTACGCCGTCTCCTACGCGCTGGAGTACGGCGAGGAGACGCTGGAGATCCACCAGGACGCGATCGCCCCCGGCCAGCGGGTGCTGCTCATCGACGACGTACTCGCCACCGGCGGCACGGCGCGCGCCGCGGTCGAGCTGGTCGAGTGCTGCGGCGGCACCGCCATGGCGGCGGCCATGCTGATGGAGCTCTCGTTCCTCCGTGGCCGCGACGTCATCGGCGACCTGCCTCTGGCGTCGCTCATGGTTGTCTGA
- the secF gene encoding protein translocase subunit SecF — MGKFSRLGNDLYNGRRSIDFVHRRPLWYTITGVVVLLAIAAIVVRGLNFGIEFTGGTEYRVPIAGGATQETAEELRDAVAGSGVDGTEAASATTAGDSVLIQVEELTQGEADTVAEAIRTVVDVPANDLAQDEIGASWGAEVAERAALGVAVFLVLVLIFIGLYFREWKMSIAAFVALAHDIIITIGVYALSGFQVTPSAVTGLLAILGFSLYDTVVVFDKIRENTHERLQKGQSYADAANLAVNQTLVRSINTGIVALIPIGAILYVSAIQLGASSLQDLALAQFVGMAVGVYSSVFLAPRVLVHMKSGESAVKEQERRAKARARAMADRYASVPTFVEDMPVMDDPDDEAFDDEGQPETRPTAPPRAVEASDRGRVAPAVRKPVRQSNAAGRQQPVRQPKSKRDKK, encoded by the coding sequence ATGGGCAAGTTCTCACGGCTGGGCAACGACCTGTACAACGGTCGCCGCTCGATCGACTTCGTCCACCGCCGCCCGCTCTGGTACACCATCACCGGCGTCGTCGTGCTCCTCGCGATCGCGGCGATCGTGGTGCGCGGGCTCAACTTCGGCATCGAGTTCACCGGCGGCACCGAGTACCGCGTGCCGATCGCCGGGGGAGCGACCCAGGAGACCGCCGAGGAGTTGCGTGACGCCGTCGCCGGCTCCGGCGTCGACGGCACCGAGGCCGCCTCCGCGACCACGGCCGGCGACAGCGTGCTGATCCAGGTGGAGGAGCTCACCCAGGGTGAGGCCGACACCGTCGCCGAGGCGATCCGCACGGTCGTCGACGTACCCGCCAACGACCTGGCGCAGGACGAGATCGGAGCCAGCTGGGGGGCGGAGGTCGCCGAGCGCGCCGCGCTCGGTGTCGCGGTCTTCCTCGTCCTGGTCCTGATCTTCATCGGCCTGTACTTCCGCGAGTGGAAGATGTCGATCGCGGCCTTCGTCGCCTTGGCGCACGACATCATCATCACCATCGGGGTCTACGCCCTCTCGGGCTTCCAGGTGACCCCCTCGGCGGTGACCGGCCTGCTGGCGATCCTCGGCTTCTCGCTCTACGACACCGTCGTGGTGTTCGACAAGATCCGGGAGAACACCCACGAGCGGCTCCAGAAGGGCCAGAGCTACGCCGACGCCGCGAACCTGGCGGTCAACCAGACCCTCGTGCGCTCGATCAACACCGGCATCGTGGCCCTCATCCCGATCGGCGCGATCCTCTACGTCAGCGCCATCCAGCTGGGGGCGAGCTCGCTGCAGGATCTGGCGCTCGCCCAGTTCGTCGGGATGGCGGTCGGCGTCTACTCCTCGGTCTTCCTCGCCCCGCGCGTGCTCGTGCACATGAAGTCCGGCGAGTCGGCCGTCAAGGAGCAGGAGCGCCGGGCCAAGGCCCGCGCCCGTGCGATGGCTGACCGCTACGCCTCGGTGCCGACGTTCGTTGAGGACATGCCGGTCATGGACGATCCCGACGACGAGGCCTTCGACGACGAGGGCCAGCCCGAGACGCGGCCCACGGCGCCGCCACGGGCCGTCGAGGCCAGCGACCGGGGCCGCGTCGCCCCGGCGGTGCGCAAGCCCGTCCGGCAGAGCAACGCCGCGGGGCGCCAGCAGCCGGTGCGCCAGCCGAAGTCCAAGCGCGACAAGAAGTGA
- a CDS encoding RelA/SpoT family protein, with the protein MRARLARMGTRTPSANPVLEPLFRAIRANHPKADLSLIERAYTTAEKMHGTQMRKSGDPYITHPLAVTTILADIGMTESTLVAALLHDTVEDTPYTLDQCREDFGDEVARLVDGVTKLDKVQYGDSAQAETIRKMIVAMSRDIRVLVIKLADRLHNMRTLRYVPAKSQERTARETLDIYAPLAHRLGMNTIKWELEDLAFATLHPKIYDEIVRMVAERAPSRDQFLAEVITQVEQDLREAKVKATVTGRPKHYYSIYQKMIVGGRDFSDIYDLVGIRILVDEDRDCYSVLGVLHSRWNPVLGRFKDYVAMPKFNMYQSLHTTVIGPQGKPVEMQIRTFAQHRRAEYGVAAHWKYKENGRAGADTERRGDMDDMSWVRQLLDWQSEVEDPGEFLESLRFEINRAETYVFTPRGDVIALPAGATPVDFAYAVHTEVGHHTIGARVNGRLVPLESTLDNGDVVEVFTSKAPNAAPSQDWLTFVRSPRARSKIRQWFTKERREEAIERGKDEIAKLMRKEGLPLKRLLSHESLTLAAVHFKIADVSALYAAVGEGNLSAQAVVRRVIELHGGNDGAQEDLAEAVTITGRRGRSKIPTGGDAGVIVKGSPDVWVKLAKCCTPVPPDDILGFVTKGGGVSIHRRDCTNANSLLSQPEKVLEVEWAPTGNSTFLVNIQVEAIDRARLLSDITMVLSDAHVNILSANLSTTRDRVAKSRFTFEMAEAKHLDTVLKAVRGVPGVFDAYRITQ; encoded by the coding sequence ATGCGGGCGCGGCTGGCCCGCATGGGCACGCGCACCCCGAGCGCCAACCCGGTGCTCGAGCCGCTCTTCCGCGCCATCCGCGCCAACCATCCGAAGGCCGACCTGAGCCTGATCGAGCGCGCCTACACGACCGCCGAGAAGATGCACGGCACCCAGATGCGCAAGAGCGGTGACCCTTACATCACCCACCCGCTCGCCGTCACCACGATCCTGGCCGACATCGGCATGACCGAGTCGACCCTGGTCGCGGCGCTGCTGCACGACACGGTCGAGGACACGCCGTACACGCTCGACCAGTGCCGTGAGGACTTCGGCGACGAGGTCGCCCGCCTCGTCGACGGGGTGACCAAGCTCGACAAGGTCCAGTACGGCGACTCGGCGCAGGCCGAGACCATCCGCAAGATGATCGTCGCGATGTCGCGCGACATCCGGGTCCTGGTCATCAAGCTCGCCGACCGCCTGCACAACATGCGCACGCTGCGCTACGTCCCGGCCAAGAGCCAGGAGCGCACCGCCCGCGAGACGCTCGACATCTACGCGCCGCTGGCCCACCGGCTCGGGATGAACACGATCAAGTGGGAGCTCGAGGATCTCGCGTTCGCGACCCTGCACCCCAAGATCTACGACGAGATCGTGCGGATGGTCGCCGAGCGCGCGCCGTCGCGCGACCAGTTCCTCGCCGAGGTCATCACCCAGGTCGAGCAGGACCTGCGCGAGGCCAAGGTCAAGGCCACCGTCACCGGTCGACCCAAGCACTACTACTCGATCTACCAGAAGATGATCGTCGGGGGCCGCGACTTCTCCGACATCTACGACCTGGTCGGCATCCGGATCCTCGTCGACGAGGATCGCGACTGCTACTCGGTCCTGGGCGTGCTCCACTCGCGCTGGAATCCGGTCCTGGGGCGGTTCAAGGACTACGTCGCGATGCCGAAGTTCAACATGTACCAGTCGCTGCACACGACGGTCATCGGCCCGCAGGGCAAGCCGGTCGAGATGCAGATCCGTACCTTCGCCCAGCACCGCCGGGCGGAGTACGGCGTCGCGGCGCACTGGAAGTACAAGGAGAACGGCCGCGCCGGCGCCGACACCGAGCGTCGCGGCGACATGGACGACATGTCGTGGGTGCGTCAGCTGCTCGACTGGCAGAGCGAGGTCGAGGACCCGGGCGAGTTCCTGGAGTCCTTGCGCTTCGAGATCAACCGCGCCGAGACCTACGTGTTCACCCCCCGCGGCGACGTGATCGCGCTGCCGGCGGGCGCCACCCCGGTCGACTTCGCCTACGCCGTGCACACCGAGGTCGGTCACCACACCATCGGCGCGCGGGTCAACGGCCGGCTGGTGCCGCTGGAGTCGACCCTCGACAACGGCGACGTGGTGGAGGTCTTCACCTCCAAGGCGCCCAACGCCGCGCCCTCCCAGGACTGGCTCACGTTCGTCCGCTCGCCGCGCGCACGCTCCAAGATCCGGCAGTGGTTCACCAAGGAGCGCCGCGAGGAGGCCATCGAGCGCGGCAAGGACGAGATCGCCAAGCTGATGCGCAAGGAGGGGCTGCCGCTCAAGCGGCTGCTGTCCCACGAGTCGCTGACGCTCGCCGCCGTCCACTTCAAGATCGCGGACGTCTCCGCGCTCTACGCCGCGGTCGGGGAGGGCAACCTCAGCGCGCAGGCCGTCGTACGCCGGGTGATCGAGCTGCACGGCGGCAACGACGGTGCCCAGGAGGACTTGGCGGAGGCCGTCACGATCACCGGGCGTCGGGGCCGCTCGAAGATCCCGACCGGCGGCGACGCGGGCGTCATCGTCAAGGGCTCACCGGACGTGTGGGTCAAGCTCGCCAAGTGCTGCACGCCGGTCCCGCCCGACGACATCCTCGGCTTCGTCACCAAGGGCGGGGGAGTCTCGATCCACCGCCGCGACTGCACCAACGCCAACTCGCTGCTCTCGCAGCCGGAGAAGGTGCTCGAGGTCGAGTGGGCCCCGACCGGCAACTCGACGTTCCTGGTCAACATCCAGGTCGAGGCGATCGACCGGGCCCGGCTGCTCTCGGACATCACCATGGTGCTCTCCGACGCCCATGTGAACATCCTCAGCGCCAACCTCTCCACCACCCGCGACCGCGTCGCGAAGAGCCGCTTCACCTTCGAGATGGCCGAGGCCAAGCACCTCGACACCGTCCTCAAGGCCGTCCGGGGCGTCCCTGGAGTCTTCGACGCCTACCGCATCACCCAGTAG
- a CDS encoding acyl-CoA dehydrogenase has product MSIGISGEHVELAASLRKWAASLDAPAAVRAAAEDPGARFEDVWARVLEMGVATIGLPESAGGGGGSVLDVAVALEACAHELVPGPLLSTAVAAALLGETPTAAQALARGARFGLQLAGSEVMWDAPGATHLLVGDDDHWAVVPAETAQGTPLAGVDLSRRLGSARVDHRAEGAVPVPRLTADVVRRTAVTLAAAEAAGVARWCLQTAVDHAKVREQFGQPIGAFQAVKHLCAEMLETAEAVTAVAWDAAAVAFEDDEQWALATDVAAAVAFDGAVSVAKACIQVLGGIGFTYEHDAHLYLRRALTLRGLLGDADAAAERLTARAVTGVRRTVRVDLGGRDEEVREQIATAVDRVAAAEDRRAELVETGLLTPHWPEPFGLGADPVTQLVIDQELDRAGVTRPDIVIAGWALPTILEHGTDEQRDRFVRPSLLGELVWCQLFSEPGSGSDLASLRTRAERVEGGWRLTGQKVWTSVAERADWGICLARTDPDVPQHRGISYFLVDMRSEGIDIRPLREITGQALFNEVFLDEVFVPDECLVAQEGDGWRLARTTLANERVAMATSRLDKSVERAVALAASGLTCAQRVRVGHAVALSSVCSLLGVRSTLRSLAGQGPGAESSVAKLLGVRNRQDSAELVVELYGERLVRSDDEDVRSAVWEMLNTRCLSIAGGTTQILRNVVGERLLGLPR; this is encoded by the coding sequence ATGTCGATCGGGATCTCGGGCGAGCATGTCGAGCTCGCCGCCAGCCTGCGCAAGTGGGCCGCCTCGCTCGACGCGCCCGCGGCGGTCCGCGCGGCCGCCGAGGATCCGGGCGCGAGGTTTGAGGACGTCTGGGCGCGCGTGCTCGAGATGGGCGTCGCCACGATCGGCCTCCCCGAGTCAGCGGGGGGCGGGGGCGGGAGCGTCCTGGACGTCGCCGTCGCGCTGGAGGCGTGCGCCCACGAGTTGGTGCCGGGCCCCCTGCTGTCGACCGCGGTGGCCGCCGCGCTGCTGGGGGAGACGCCCACGGCGGCGCAGGCGCTGGCGCGCGGCGCCCGCTTCGGGCTGCAGCTGGCGGGCTCCGAGGTGATGTGGGACGCCCCCGGTGCTACGCACCTGCTGGTCGGCGACGACGACCACTGGGCCGTCGTACCGGCCGAGACGGCGCAGGGCACGCCCCTCGCCGGGGTCGACCTGAGCCGGCGGCTCGGCTCGGCCCGGGTCGACCACCGGGCCGAAGGGGCCGTCCCGGTGCCGCGGCTCACCGCCGACGTCGTGCGGCGGACGGCGGTGACGCTCGCGGCCGCGGAGGCGGCGGGCGTCGCGCGCTGGTGCCTGCAGACCGCGGTCGACCACGCCAAGGTGCGCGAGCAGTTCGGCCAGCCGATCGGGGCCTTCCAGGCGGTCAAGCACCTGTGTGCGGAGATGCTGGAGACCGCCGAGGCGGTGACCGCGGTGGCGTGGGACGCCGCGGCGGTCGCGTTCGAGGACGACGAGCAGTGGGCCCTCGCGACGGACGTGGCGGCCGCGGTCGCCTTCGACGGCGCGGTCTCGGTGGCCAAGGCCTGCATCCAGGTCCTCGGCGGCATCGGCTTCACCTACGAGCACGACGCCCACCTCTACCTGCGCCGCGCCCTCACGCTGCGCGGGCTCCTCGGCGACGCCGACGCCGCGGCCGAGCGGCTGACCGCCCGCGCCGTCACCGGCGTACGGCGCACGGTGCGCGTGGACCTGGGCGGTCGCGACGAGGAGGTGCGCGAGCAGATCGCGACGGCGGTCGACCGCGTGGCGGCCGCCGAGGATCGGCGTGCCGAGCTGGTCGAGACCGGTCTGCTGACCCCGCACTGGCCCGAGCCCTTCGGGCTGGGCGCGGACCCGGTCACCCAGCTCGTCATCGACCAGGAGCTGGACCGCGCCGGCGTGACGCGACCCGACATCGTCATCGCGGGGTGGGCGTTGCCGACGATCCTCGAGCACGGCACCGACGAGCAACGGGACCGGTTCGTGCGGCCCTCCCTGCTCGGGGAGCTGGTGTGGTGCCAGCTCTTCTCCGAGCCCGGCTCCGGCTCGGACCTCGCGTCCCTGCGCACGCGCGCCGAGCGCGTCGAGGGGGGCTGGAGGCTCACCGGGCAGAAGGTGTGGACGTCGGTGGCGGAGCGGGCCGACTGGGGCATCTGTCTGGCGCGCACCGACCCGGACGTGCCGCAGCACCGGGGCATCAGCTACTTCCTGGTGGACATGCGCAGCGAGGGCATCGACATCCGGCCGCTGCGCGAGATCACCGGCCAGGCGCTCTTCAACGAGGTCTTCCTCGACGAGGTGTTCGTGCCCGACGAGTGCCTGGTCGCCCAGGAGGGCGACGGCTGGCGCCTCGCCCGGACGACCCTGGCCAACGAGCGGGTCGCCATGGCCACGAGCCGCCTCGACAAGAGCGTCGAGCGGGCGGTCGCGCTGGCGGCCTCGGGCCTCACCTGCGCCCAGCGGGTCCGGGTCGGCCATGCGGTCGCGCTCTCGAGCGTCTGCTCGCTGCTTGGCGTGCGGTCCACGCTGCGCTCACTCGCCGGCCAGGGCCCCGGCGCCGAGTCCAGCGTCGCCAAGCTGCTCGGCGTACGCAACCGTCAGGACAGCGCCGAGCTCGTCGTCGAGCTGTACGGCGAGCGGCTGGTGCGCAGCGACGACGAGGACGTGCGGTCGGCGGTGTGGGAGATGCTCAACACCCGCTGCCTGTCGATCGCCGGCGGCACCACCCAGATCCTGCGCAACGTCGTCGGCGAGCGCCTCCTCGGGCTGCCGCGCTGA
- a CDS encoding class I SAM-dependent methyltransferase, with the protein MSETSMPADLLPHALAAKGFMPEDEGDLLHRVARQRLPHGPALEVGSYCGKSAIYLGAAAREVGGTVVTVDHHRGSEENQAGWEHHDPTLVDADLGLMDTLPVFRRTIALAGLEDHVVAVVGRSTTVARLWCTPLSLLFIDGGHAEEHAQNDYTGWAHWLLPGGALVIHDVFADPADGGQAPYHVFQRALAGGAFTESESCGSLRVLTRTTGEPGTPVG; encoded by the coding sequence GTGTCCGAGACCAGCATGCCCGCCGACCTGCTCCCCCACGCCCTGGCCGCGAAGGGGTTCATGCCCGAGGACGAGGGCGACCTGCTGCATCGCGTCGCCCGCCAGCGGCTGCCCCACGGGCCGGCGCTGGAGGTCGGCAGCTACTGCGGCAAGTCCGCGATCTACCTCGGTGCCGCCGCCCGGGAGGTCGGCGGCACCGTCGTCACCGTCGATCACCACCGGGGATCGGAGGAGAACCAGGCCGGCTGGGAGCACCACGACCCCACGCTGGTCGACGCCGACCTCGGCCTGATGGACACGCTGCCGGTCTTCCGGCGCACGATCGCCCTGGCCGGCCTGGAGGACCACGTCGTGGCCGTCGTGGGCCGCAGCACCACGGTCGCGCGCCTGTGGTGCACCCCGCTCTCGCTGCTCTTCATCGACGGCGGGCACGCCGAGGAGCATGCGCAGAACGACTACACCGGCTGGGCGCACTGGCTCCTGCCCGGCGGGGCGCTGGTCATCCACGACGTCTTCGCCGACCCCGCCGACGGTGGCCAGGCGCCGTACCACGTCTTCCAGCGCGCGCTCGCCGGCGGCGCCTTCACCGAGTCCGAGTCCTGCGGCTCGCTGCGCGTCCTCACCCGCACCACCGGCGAGCCCGGCACCCCCGTCGGCTGA